The following proteins come from a genomic window of Streptomyces sp. ALI-76-A:
- a CDS encoding sugar O-acetyltransferase, whose translation MTDTHEEEVLARIAKGLVYTETQAAFQAPRRRTEEIFEYNHTPPSEPEKRRSLLVAILGSVGERTVLLPPFHAGFGSNVHIGDDFFGNVNLTFVDDVDIRIGNGVMIAPSVTLTTTGHPVHPSRRADFGRFSEPIVIEDKVWIGSNVVVLPGVRIGYGSVIGAGSVVSRSIPAMSVALGTPCRVVRSITDEDLTTRTAGQ comes from the coding sequence GTGACGGACACGCACGAGGAAGAAGTCCTGGCCCGGATCGCCAAGGGGCTCGTCTACACCGAGACGCAAGCGGCATTCCAGGCCCCTCGGCGCCGCACGGAAGAGATCTTCGAGTACAACCACACACCACCGAGCGAACCGGAGAAGCGTCGATCGCTGCTCGTCGCGATCCTGGGCTCGGTCGGTGAGCGCACGGTGCTGCTGCCGCCGTTCCACGCCGGCTTCGGCAGCAACGTCCACATCGGCGACGACTTCTTCGGGAACGTGAACCTGACGTTCGTGGACGACGTGGACATCCGCATAGGCAACGGTGTCATGATCGCGCCCAGCGTGACACTGACCACGACGGGACACCCGGTGCATCCCTCGCGACGCGCAGACTTCGGGCGCTTCTCCGAGCCGATCGTGATCGAGGACAAGGTGTGGATCGGCAGCAACGTGGTGGTGCTGCCCGGCGTCCGTATCGGATATGGGTCGGTCATCGGCGCAGGCAGCGTCGTCAGCCGCAGCATTCCTGCGATGAGCGTCGCGCTCGGAACACCTTGCCGGGTGGTCCGTTCCATCACGGACGAGGACCTCACCACACGTACTGCCGGGCAATAA
- a CDS encoding beta-L-arabinofuranosidase domain-containing protein: MSSSVSRRRILQVAGATVAASATGSLLGSSPARAAIPPARADIGVSAHPFELDQVRLTASRWLDNQNRTRNYLRFVDVDRLLYNFRANHRLATNGAAANGGWDGPTFPFRSHVQGHFLTAWAQLYAVTGDTTCRDKANHMVAELAKCQANNSAAGFSSGYLSGYPESDFTALEQRTLSNGNVPYYTIHKTLVGLLDVWRHIGSTQARDVLLALAGWVDWRTGRLSGQQMQAMLGTEFGGMNTVLTDLYQQTNDARWLTVARRFDHAAVFDPLASNQDQLNGLHANTQVPKWIGAAREYKATGTTRYRDIATNAWNICVNSHTYAIGGNSQAEHFRAPNAIAGYLNQDTCESCNTFNMLTLTRELFALDPNRAALFDYYERAWLNQMIGQQNPADDHGHVTYFTPLNPGGRRGVGPAWGGGTWSTDYGTFWCCQGTGLEMHTRLMDSIYFRSDNTLIVNMFVPSVLNWSQRGITVTQTTSYPVSDTTALQVTGNVSGTWSMRIRIPSWTTGATVSVNGTAQNISTTPGSYATLTRSWTSGDTVSVRLPMRIVMRAANDNANVAAITYGPVVLSGNYGNSSLSSLPSLNTSSITRTSTSSLAFTATANGSTVNLGPFHDAHGHNYTVYWNTSSSTVRLANVGSGLVLGILNMSTADGARALQWTDSGTADHNWQMITDGNAVRFRNAHSGKVLGVQDMATTDGATVLQWSDTGTADHKWTLLDQGDGTYKIRNVNSGKLLAIANNSTTVGAFAVQDSDNGTADNRWRIVQN; this comes from the coding sequence ATGTCCTCCTCCGTCAGCAGACGGCGCATCCTGCAAGTAGCCGGAGCCACCGTCGCCGCATCCGCCACCGGATCCCTCCTCGGCAGTTCTCCCGCCCGAGCGGCCATCCCTCCTGCACGAGCCGACATCGGAGTCTCCGCGCACCCCTTCGAACTCGACCAGGTCCGGCTCACCGCAAGCCGGTGGCTGGACAACCAGAACCGCACGCGGAACTACCTGCGGTTCGTCGATGTCGACCGGCTGCTGTACAACTTCCGCGCCAACCACCGGCTGGCCACCAACGGCGCGGCTGCCAACGGCGGCTGGGACGGGCCGACGTTCCCCTTCCGCAGCCACGTCCAAGGGCACTTCCTCACCGCATGGGCACAGTTGTACGCCGTGACCGGGGACACCACCTGCCGGGACAAGGCAAACCACATGGTCGCGGAGTTGGCCAAATGCCAGGCCAACAACAGCGCCGCCGGCTTCAGCTCCGGGTACCTCTCCGGCTACCCCGAGTCCGACTTCACCGCTCTTGAACAGCGGACCCTGAGCAACGGCAACGTGCCGTACTACACCATCCACAAGACCCTCGTCGGCCTGCTGGACGTATGGCGCCACATCGGCAGCACACAAGCCCGTGACGTGCTGCTTGCCCTGGCGGGATGGGTCGACTGGCGGACCGGCCGGCTGAGCGGCCAGCAGATGCAAGCCATGCTGGGAACCGAGTTCGGCGGCATGAACACCGTGCTGACCGATCTCTACCAGCAGACCAATGACGCGCGGTGGCTCACCGTCGCCCGGCGGTTCGACCACGCCGCGGTATTCGACCCCCTGGCGTCCAACCAGGACCAGCTCAACGGACTGCACGCGAATACCCAGGTACCCAAGTGGATCGGGGCCGCCCGGGAGTACAAGGCCACCGGCACCACCCGCTACCGTGACATCGCCACCAACGCCTGGAACATCTGCGTCAACTCGCACACCTACGCCATCGGCGGCAACAGTCAGGCGGAGCACTTCCGCGCCCCGAACGCCATCGCCGGATACCTGAACCAGGACACGTGCGAAAGCTGCAACACCTTCAACATGCTCACCCTCACCCGGGAGTTGTTCGCGCTGGACCCGAACCGGGCCGCGCTGTTCGACTACTACGAGCGGGCATGGCTGAACCAGATGATCGGCCAGCAGAACCCGGCCGACGACCACGGCCACGTCACCTACTTCACCCCACTCAACCCGGGAGGCCGACGCGGTGTGGGCCCGGCGTGGGGCGGCGGTACCTGGAGCACCGACTACGGCACCTTCTGGTGCTGCCAGGGCACCGGCCTGGAGATGCACACCAGGCTGATGGACTCCATCTACTTCCGTAGTGACAACACGCTGATCGTGAACATGTTCGTGCCCTCGGTGCTCAACTGGTCACAGCGCGGCATCACGGTCACCCAGACCACGTCATACCCCGTCAGCGACACCACGGCCCTGCAGGTCACCGGCAACGTCAGCGGAACCTGGTCGATGCGCATCCGCATCCCGAGTTGGACCACCGGGGCCACTGTCAGCGTCAACGGCACGGCGCAGAACATCAGCACCACGCCCGGCAGCTACGCCACCCTGACCCGCTCCTGGACCTCCGGCGACACGGTCTCCGTCCGCCTGCCCATGCGGATCGTCATGCGAGCGGCCAACGACAACGCGAACGTCGCCGCGATCACCTACGGCCCGGTGGTCCTGTCCGGCAACTACGGCAACTCCTCACTCAGTTCCCTCCCGTCGCTGAACACGTCCTCGATCACACGGACCAGCACGAGTTCGCTCGCCTTCACCGCCACCGCGAACGGCTCTACCGTCAACCTGGGCCCGTTCCACGACGCGCATGGCCACAACTACACCGTCTACTGGAACACCAGCAGCAGCACCGTCCGTCTCGCCAACGTGGGCAGCGGTCTGGTGCTGGGCATCCTGAACATGTCCACGGCCGACGGTGCCCGCGCTCTGCAGTGGACCGACTCGGGCACCGCCGACCACAACTGGCAAATGATCACCGACGGAAACGCGGTCCGCTTCCGCAATGCCCACAGCGGCAAAGTGCTCGGCGTCCAGGACATGGCCACGACGGACGGCGCGACCGTCCTGCAGTGGTCGGACACCGGTACCGCCGACCACAAATGGACGCTGCTCGACCAGGGAGACGGGACGTACAAGATCCGCAACGTGAACAGCGGCAAGTTGCTCGCCATCGCCAACAACTCCACCACTGTCGGCGCGTTCGCAGTCCAGGACTCGGACAACGGCACTGCCGACAACCGGTGGCGCATCGTGCAGAACTAA
- a CDS encoding AraC family transcriptional regulator codes for MSTVEDFFAQHDDWPWNPPRPGRATFHYLIAVTDGELRHDVDHVTRTVAPGQWLWVRPGHAQCWHPPGAARGPFILFEPDVLRPDLARLLAPLTAHEAPAVLSPHPDDAAWLQQTALQLLDEHRALGRRPLDVHHALRRSLLESLLLRLANSPGIAPIGTATAGTSRADRYGRFLDAVELHFRELHQAADYAELLGCSVRTLSRAARDATGKGARELIDQRRLLEARRLLGGARWDARTVAVHLGFTDPANFGRFFHDRTGLTPAAFAARAARTDP; via the coding sequence GTGAGTACCGTCGAGGATTTCTTCGCCCAGCACGACGACTGGCCGTGGAACCCGCCCCGTCCGGGCCGTGCCACCTTCCACTACCTCATCGCGGTCACCGACGGTGAGCTGCGGCACGACGTCGATCACGTCACGCGGACCGTCGCCCCCGGCCAGTGGCTGTGGGTGCGTCCCGGGCACGCGCAGTGCTGGCATCCGCCCGGCGCGGCCCGGGGCCCGTTCATCCTGTTCGAACCGGACGTGCTGCGGCCCGACCTCGCCCGTCTCCTGGCCCCGCTGACCGCGCACGAGGCCCCTGCGGTGCTCAGCCCGCACCCCGACGACGCCGCCTGGCTCCAGCAGACGGCACTCCAACTCCTGGACGAACACCGTGCACTGGGGCGCCGCCCCCTCGACGTCCACCACGCCCTGCGGCGCAGCCTGCTCGAATCGCTGCTGTTGCGCCTGGCCAACTCCCCGGGCATCGCCCCCATCGGCACGGCCACGGCCGGCACGAGCCGCGCCGACAGGTACGGGCGCTTCCTGGACGCCGTGGAGCTGCACTTTCGCGAGCTCCACCAAGCTGCGGACTATGCCGAGTTGCTCGGCTGCTCGGTCCGCACCCTGAGCCGTGCCGCCCGGGACGCCACCGGCAAGGGAGCCCGTGAACTCATCGACCAGCGGCGCCTCCTTGAAGCCCGACGCCTGCTGGGAGGTGCCCGGTGGGACGCTCGGACGGTGGCCGTCCACCTCGGCTTCACCGACCCCGCGAACTTCGGCCGCTTCTTCCACGACCGCACCGGCCTCACCCCGGCCGCCTTCGCCGCCCGCGCAGCGAGGACCGACCCGTGA
- a CDS encoding MmcQ/YjbR family DNA-binding protein yields the protein MNGPDLHKTAADCAEELPGAQLEHPFGPDWEVFKVRGKVFMLMTEVPGRPVVILKADPGEAHALREQYSHITPGYHMNKKHWITLESGEGVNKELIRELVTDSYRLVVAHLPKAEQPVDPHTYGTGARAAR from the coding sequence ATGAACGGACCGGACCTGCACAAGACCGCCGCCGACTGCGCGGAGGAACTCCCCGGAGCCCAGCTGGAGCACCCCTTCGGCCCCGACTGGGAGGTCTTCAAGGTACGTGGCAAGGTGTTCATGCTGATGACCGAAGTCCCGGGGCGTCCCGTCGTGATTCTCAAGGCGGACCCCGGCGAGGCCCACGCCCTGCGGGAGCAGTACAGCCACATCACCCCCGGCTACCACATGAACAAGAAGCACTGGATCACCCTGGAGAGCGGAGAAGGCGTCAACAAGGAGCTCATCAGGGAACTGGTCACCGACTCCTACCGGCTCGTCGTCGCCCACCTGCCCAAGGCCGAGCAGCCCGTCGACCCGCACACCTACGGCACCGGCGCACGGGCGGCCCGGTGA
- a CDS encoding MmcQ/YjbR family DNA-binding protein, whose product MSAAGDRLQDTARQAALALPDVSHGYPFTPGLDVYKVAGRVFLIVTDDPDDQIITVKCEPEHARAHVRGHASITPGRYLDKRHWISLGPGPGITERRVTDAVEDSYDLVAERLPRRDRPGAR is encoded by the coding sequence GTGAGCGCGGCCGGTGACCGCCTCCAGGACACCGCCCGCCAGGCGGCACTGGCCCTCCCCGACGTCAGCCACGGATACCCCTTCACCCCGGGACTCGACGTGTACAAGGTCGCGGGCAGGGTGTTCCTGATCGTCACCGACGACCCGGACGATCAGATCATCACGGTCAAGTGCGAACCCGAACACGCCCGCGCTCACGTACGCGGCCACGCCTCGATCACACCGGGCCGCTACCTCGACAAACGGCACTGGATCTCGCTCGGGCCTGGACCCGGCATCACCGAGCGGCGGGTCACCGACGCGGTCGAGGATTCCTACGACCTGGTCGCCGAGCGGCTGCCACGACGCGACCGCCCCGGTGCCCGATGA
- a CDS encoding peptidoglycan-binding protein, which yields MIAIAVAAAAGLAATGTFSGDDGPTAQAAPDGPAATTTVRQMTLTSTETVDGTLGHGEPTAVTDGSAAAPSGQAGQSGDSQAAADGEFVTWVPGEGDMLERGDAVYRVNERKVPLLYGSIPFYRTLEPGSEGTDVRMLERNLAALGYDGFEVNDEYTSATAQAVQEWQDDLNTEQTGTVGPGDAVVASGAQRVTELKTSPGAVAGGEVLTWTGTERIVSMDLDPQHEALVKEGSKATVRLPDGSTVVGEVTDIGTPGNGSAGSGTGAGGESQGADEATLPVQLKIKDQKKLGRYQAASVDVILEADSRRDVLAVPVNALMARPGGGYALEAPVTGGGSEMVPVELGMFANGLVEVKGSGIREGMTVGVPK from the coding sequence GTGATCGCCATCGCCGTGGCCGCCGCGGCGGGACTCGCCGCCACCGGCACGTTCAGCGGTGACGACGGACCGACGGCGCAGGCCGCCCCCGACGGGCCGGCCGCGACGACGACGGTCCGGCAGATGACCCTGACCAGCACCGAGACCGTGGACGGCACCCTGGGCCACGGCGAGCCGACCGCCGTCACCGACGGCTCCGCCGCCGCCCCGTCCGGGCAGGCCGGGCAGAGCGGCGACAGCCAGGCCGCCGCCGACGGCGAGTTCGTCACCTGGGTCCCCGGCGAGGGCGACATGCTCGAACGCGGCGACGCCGTCTACCGGGTCAACGAGCGCAAGGTCCCCCTGTTGTACGGGTCGATCCCCTTCTACCGGACGCTGGAACCCGGCAGCGAGGGCACCGACGTGCGGATGCTGGAGCGCAATCTCGCCGCTCTGGGCTATGACGGCTTCGAGGTGAACGACGAGTACACCTCGGCCACCGCCCAGGCGGTCCAGGAATGGCAGGACGACCTCAACACCGAGCAGACCGGGACCGTTGGGCCCGGGGACGCCGTGGTCGCGTCGGGGGCCCAGCGGGTCACGGAGCTCAAGACCTCGCCCGGCGCGGTCGCCGGCGGCGAGGTGCTGACCTGGACGGGCACCGAGCGGATCGTCTCCATGGACCTGGACCCGCAGCACGAGGCCCTGGTGAAGGAGGGCTCCAAGGCAACGGTCCGGCTCCCGGACGGCAGCACCGTGGTGGGCGAGGTCACCGACATCGGCACCCCGGGCAACGGCTCGGCCGGGTCCGGAACCGGAGCCGGCGGCGAGAGCCAGGGCGCGGACGAAGCCACCCTTCCGGTCCAGCTGAAGATCAAGGACCAGAAGAAACTGGGCCGCTACCAGGCCGCCTCCGTCGACGTGATCCTGGAGGCCGACAGCCGCCGGGACGTACTGGCGGTGCCGGTCAACGCGCTCATGGCCCGGCCGGGCGGCGGCTACGCCCTGGAGGCGCCGGTCACCGGGGGCGGCAGCGAGATGGTCCCGGTGGAGCTGGGGATGTTCGCCAACGGCCTGGTCGAAGTGAAGGGCTCGGGCATCAGGGAAGGCATGACCGTGGGGGTGCCCAAGTGA
- a CDS encoding HAMP domain-containing sensor histidine kinase — MDAAFDAQRRFVANASHELRTPLTLQRTVIEVALSNPDPDVKALRAVCERTLAIGEDQNQLIDALLTLASSQSGVFRTEPLDLAEVVTDVLDDLAPTRPEDVTLDVTLAPAATEGSTSLVERLLTNLVGNAQRYTRHDGWIRVTTGLDGGVPTLRVVNSGPVVPREAIPSLYQPFQRLGHRSARGDGHGLGLSIVAAIASAHRARITTEPGPEGGLDITVAFPRRRDEPHGMLVP; from the coding sequence CTGGACGCCGCCTTCGACGCGCAGAGGCGGTTCGTCGCCAACGCCTCACACGAACTGCGCACCCCGCTGACCTTGCAACGTACGGTGATCGAGGTCGCGCTCAGCAATCCGGACCCGGACGTGAAGGCTCTGCGGGCGGTGTGCGAGCGGACCCTGGCCATCGGAGAGGACCAGAACCAGCTGATCGACGCGCTGCTGACCCTGGCGAGCAGCCAGAGCGGGGTCTTCCGGACCGAGCCGCTGGACCTCGCCGAAGTCGTCACCGACGTGCTCGACGACCTCGCGCCCACCCGCCCCGAGGACGTCACCCTGGACGTCACGCTCGCCCCCGCCGCGACCGAGGGCAGCACCAGCCTCGTGGAACGGCTGCTGACCAACCTGGTCGGCAACGCCCAGCGCTACACCCGTCACGACGGCTGGATCAGGGTGACCACCGGCCTGGACGGCGGGGTGCCCACCCTGCGGGTCGTGAACAGCGGACCGGTGGTACCCCGGGAGGCCATCCCTTCGCTGTACCAGCCCTTCCAGCGGCTCGGCCACCGCTCCGCGCGCGGTGACGGCCACGGTCTCGGGCTGTCGATCGTCGCGGCGATCGCCAGCGCCCACCGGGCCCGGATCACCACCGAGCCGGGACCGGAGGGCGGACTCGACATCACCGTCGCCTTCCCCCGGCGCAGGGACGAGCCACACGGGATGCTCGTGCCCTGA
- a CDS encoding aldehyde dehydrogenase family protein produces the protein MSTTPSGPPSTASPHEERLLIDGELRSAAGSATFEVLNPADGTVLGKVADAGREDMLDAIAAARHEWPAGKWRRQ, from the coding sequence ATGTCCACTACTCCATCAGGTCCGCCGTCGACAGCGTCTCCGCACGAGGAGCGCCTGCTGATCGACGGAGAGCTCCGTAGCGCCGCGGGCAGCGCCACGTTCGAGGTTCTCAACCCGGCGGACGGCACCGTTCTGGGCAAGGTCGCCGACGCCGGCCGGGAGGACATGCTCGACGCGATCGCCGCGGCCCGGCACGAGTGGCCCGCAGGAAAGTGGCGACGACAGTAA
- a CDS encoding TetR/AcrR family transcriptional regulator — MTTPPGLRERKKQATREALREAALRLAVERGPDQVRVEDIAEAAGVSPRTYNNYFASREQAIVSAVTADREARIAAAVAARPAGVRLADAVTEAVVEQYTNTGERAHDALLLITTQTALRDAFLDTTAGIGPPLTAVIAERIGEAEAHTARVLAASVAAAVRIALEGWLRPTGNAEAAGSFDARGLVVPSGSLPDRLRAALAPLAPAFDAAERRTQP; from the coding sequence GTGACGACACCACCAGGACTGCGGGAGCGGAAGAAGCAGGCCACGCGCGAGGCGCTGCGCGAGGCGGCGCTGCGCCTGGCCGTGGAGCGCGGACCCGACCAGGTGCGGGTCGAGGACATCGCCGAAGCGGCCGGGGTCTCGCCGCGCACCTACAACAACTACTTCGCCAGCCGCGAGCAGGCGATCGTCTCAGCTGTTACCGCGGACCGGGAAGCGCGGATCGCGGCGGCGGTCGCGGCCCGGCCCGCAGGAGTGCGCCTGGCCGACGCCGTCACCGAAGCAGTGGTCGAGCAGTACACGAACACCGGCGAGCGCGCACACGACGCGCTGCTGCTGATCACCACCCAGACCGCGCTGCGCGACGCGTTCCTCGATACCACCGCCGGCATCGGGCCCCCTCTCACGGCGGTGATCGCCGAACGCATAGGTGAGGCCGAAGCGCACACGGCCCGCGTTCTCGCGGCAAGCGTGGCCGCGGCCGTTCGCATCGCGCTGGAAGGCTGGCTCCGGCCGACCGGGAACGCAGAGGCCGCCGGGAGTTTCGACGCCCGAGGACTGGTCGTGCCCTCCGGTTCACTGCCCGACCGGCTCCGCGCGGCGCTGGCCCCGCTCGCACCCGCGTTCGACGCCGCCGAGCGACGCACCCAGCCGTGA
- a CDS encoding helix-turn-helix domain-containing protein — protein MADRPGDAGTSARRAGPWHRRSRAADLVLIDPARPVRFASTASTHVTMLVPRRELRLRPGDAARLAGVRIKGDRGPGALVSSLARDMVRSLTGFRAGEADRSAAAVIELISVALEAQLGDARPGPDEALRDRILGYIEARLSDRDLTPASIAAAHHTSVRRLRKLFQDQPLTVAALIRQRRLERCRADLARSDRTVAAVATRWGCADPAHFSRLFKATYGYNAAALTSSRGAQTVKAPTARPGEDGGVHVIER, from the coding sequence GTGGCAGATCGACCTGGTGACGCGGGGACTAGCGCGCGTCGAGCAGGGCCGTGGCACCGCCGATCTCGGGCCGCCGACCTGGTCCTCATCGACCCGGCGCGGCCGGTACGGTTCGCCAGCACCGCCAGCACGCACGTGACCATGCTGGTGCCCCGGCGGGAGCTGCGGCTCCGCCCCGGCGACGCCGCCCGCCTGGCCGGAGTACGTATCAAAGGCGACCGCGGCCCGGGGGCGCTGGTGTCCTCGCTGGCGCGGGACATGGTCCGGTCGCTGACCGGGTTCCGGGCCGGCGAGGCGGACCGGTCGGCGGCCGCGGTGATCGAGCTGATCTCGGTGGCACTCGAGGCCCAGCTGGGCGACGCGCGCCCGGGCCCCGACGAGGCGCTGCGCGATCGCATTCTCGGCTACATCGAGGCGCGGTTGTCCGACCGGGATCTCACCCCGGCCAGCATCGCCGCGGCCCACCACACCTCCGTACGCCGGCTCCGCAAGCTTTTCCAGGACCAGCCGCTGACCGTCGCGGCCCTCATCCGCCAGCGCCGCCTGGAGCGGTGCCGCGCCGACCTGGCGCGAAGCGACCGGACGGTCGCAGCTGTCGCCACGCGCTGGGGATGCGCCGATCCGGCGCATTTCAGCAGGCTCTTCAAGGCCACGTACGGCTACAACGCGGCGGCACTGACGTCCAGCAGGGGTGCGCAGACAGTCAAGGCGCCCACCGCCCGGCCCGGCGAGGATGGTGGCGTACACGTCATAGAAAGGTGA
- a CDS encoding SgcJ/EcaC family oxidoreductase, with translation MYEAWNRGDVAGFFAEDALFAELEGTIYRSRSGVIAAHEEILGTVMKGSQLVRGEVAFARIVSPGVGVLHSRVGILMPGEEEPPPTRFSMQLFVTVWRNDRWAVVALENARLLSLETMAARISSVVRRGASRLTCPRDAGNAGMTQPGRSSAVAGDVRPVATPGTPSRRTGRKPKYIQYEGFRPARREHAPDAAP, from the coding sequence ATGTATGAGGCTTGGAACCGCGGGGACGTCGCCGGTTTCTTCGCCGAGGACGCCCTGTTCGCGGAGCTCGAGGGAACCATCTACCGGAGCCGCTCGGGAGTCATCGCGGCGCACGAGGAGATCCTCGGCACGGTGATGAAAGGTTCCCAACTGGTGCGGGGGGAAGTGGCGTTCGCCCGGATCGTGAGCCCGGGCGTCGGCGTGCTCCACAGCCGCGTCGGCATCCTCATGCCGGGCGAGGAGGAGCCGCCGCCGACACGCTTCTCCATGCAGCTTTTCGTCACGGTGTGGCGGAACGACCGCTGGGCCGTTGTGGCCCTGGAGAACGCGCGCCTGCTTTCTCTGGAGACCATGGCTGCCCGGATCAGCTCGGTCGTGAGGCGCGGCGCCTCTCGACTGACGTGCCCCCGCGACGCCGGGAACGCCGGGATGACCCAACCGGGAAGGTCTAGTGCCGTGGCAGGCGACGTTCGCCCCGTGGCGACGCCCGGCACGCCCTCTCGCCGCACCGGCCGAAAGCCCAAGTACATCCAGTACGAGGGCTTCCGGCCGGCGCGCCGAGAGCACGCACCGGACGCCGCTCCTTGA
- a CDS encoding FAD-dependent monooxygenase — translation MNRTATHRTVIVVGSGPTGLLLAGDLATAGVTVTLVEKRPRKTSNLSRAFGVHARTLEQLDARGLADELLTTGDTITRLRLFRRLSLDLSTLPSRFPFLLITPQYEVERLLERRAREAGVEFAYESEVVGLRQDDEGVDLDVRGADGAVVTRRAAYVVGADGHRSAVREAVGLDFTGVSVIKSLILADVRLAEKPEDVLTVNGRGDAFAMIASFGDGWYRVMGWNRRNEVSDDALLDLDEVKEITRRALGTDYGMHDARWLSRFHSDERQAPHYRVGRVFLAGDAAHIHSPAGGQGMNTGLQDAANLSWKLAAAVQGRAPEKLLDTYEAERHPVGKAVLRSSGGLVRLARARNPLLRAARALVSGFVDMTPPLQRKALGQITGIGYAYPAPRGAHRLTGTRVPDVALKSGRLYEALRGGRFALITPGTYDGLGVREEWLTVERWAGNRRTTVLVRPDGYVAWAAESADGTRIEEAVARYLS, via the coding sequence ATGAACAGAACCGCCACCCACCGCACCGTGATCGTCGTCGGCTCCGGCCCCACCGGCCTTCTCCTCGCCGGTGACCTCGCCACCGCCGGTGTCACCGTGACCCTCGTCGAGAAGCGGCCGCGCAAGACCAGCAACCTCTCCCGCGCCTTCGGGGTGCACGCCCGCACCCTGGAGCAACTCGATGCCCGCGGACTCGCCGACGAACTCCTCACCACCGGCGACACCATCACCCGCCTGCGGCTCTTCCGCCGACTCTCCCTCGATCTGAGCACGCTGCCCTCGCGTTTCCCGTTCCTGCTCATCACCCCGCAGTACGAGGTCGAGCGGCTCCTGGAGCGGCGGGCCCGGGAGGCTGGGGTCGAATTCGCGTACGAGAGCGAGGTCGTGGGGCTGCGGCAGGACGACGAGGGGGTCGACCTCGACGTGCGCGGCGCGGACGGGGCGGTCGTCACCCGCCGAGCGGCCTACGTCGTCGGCGCCGACGGGCATCGGAGCGCCGTGCGGGAGGCGGTCGGCCTGGACTTCACCGGTGTCTCCGTCATCAAGTCGCTGATCCTCGCCGATGTCCGGCTGGCCGAGAAGCCCGAGGACGTCCTCACCGTCAACGGCCGCGGCGACGCCTTCGCGATGATCGCCTCCTTCGGCGACGGCTGGTATCGCGTCATGGGCTGGAACCGCCGCAACGAGGTCTCCGACGACGCCCTGCTCGATCTCGACGAGGTCAAGGAGATCACCCGCCGTGCCCTGGGCACCGACTACGGCATGCACGACGCCCGCTGGCTCTCCCGTTTCCACAGTGACGAGCGCCAGGCACCGCACTACCGGGTCGGGCGGGTCTTCCTCGCCGGGGACGCCGCGCACATCCACTCCCCGGCCGGCGGGCAGGGCATGAACACCGGCCTCCAGGACGCCGCCAACCTGAGCTGGAAGCTCGCCGCAGCCGTCCAGGGCCGGGCGCCCGAAAAGCTCCTCGACACCTACGAGGCCGAGCGCCACCCGGTCGGCAAGGCGGTGCTGCGCAGCAGTGGCGGACTGGTCCGGCTGGCCCGAGCGCGCAATCCGCTCCTGCGCGCCGCCCGCGCCCTGGTCTCCGGGTTCGTCGACATGACCCCGCCCCTCCAGCGCAAGGCCCTGGGTCAGATCACCGGAATCGGCTACGCCTACCCCGCCCCCCGCGGTGCCCACCGACTCACCGGCACCCGCGTCCCCGACGTCGCCCTGAAGAGCGGCCGGCTCTACGAGGCGCTGCGCGGCGGCCGGTTCGCGCTGATCACCCCCGGGACGTACGACGGCCTCGGAGTCCGTGAGGAGTGGCTGACCGTGGAGCGCTGGGCGGGCAACCGCCGGACGACTGTCCTGGTACGGCCCGACGGATACGTGGCCTGGGCAGCGGAGAGTGCGGACGGGACGAGGATCGAGGAGGCAGTGGCCCGGTATCTGAGCTAG